In Trifolium pratense cultivar HEN17-A07 linkage group LG7, ARS_RC_1.1, whole genome shotgun sequence, a genomic segment contains:
- the LOC123899517 gene encoding protein RDM16-like isoform X1 has translation MDVIPDRRKRVRHSEGDRHHRSDRNAKRHRKTRDNKVYDRDEREGTKVRSKLKRDEEMEDDCDNNASPQNGVAMGSPAAVSASVPDSTLVPPPSFPIKVSSISTTNENKGVSFTMSHEVTGKFSTDGSSPIAGKPGSLSIHALAKAKKVLQMQKALSEKLKRIPHVNPPASGISAAGVTTADVTIPQKPTKAHVLRLDAHGREIDEHGNVVNVTKPSNLSTLKVNINKQKIDAFEILKPVLDFDPDSNSHFDESIGINKTKLMRPKRTNFLFVEEGKWSKDAESIKLKSKFGEAQAKEQKAKQAQLAKAKAAPDINPNLIEITERDVMKEKLKDPIPEVEWWDVALLHSGNYGDIDNRTVDEDKLKMEKITFYVEHVRPIEPPAELAPPPPQPLKLTKQEQKKLKTQRRIAKEKERQEMIRQGVIEPPKPKLKMNNLMKVLGTEATQDPTRLEKEVRIAAAEREQAHIDRNIARKLTPAEQREKKKRKLFDDSNTPDRLVALYRINDLSHPQTRIKVDRNAQYNELTGCAVIYDGISVVVVEGKSKTIERYGKLMLRRINWSEKEETEDSNDDKPANKCVLVWQGNVAKQNFNKFSVHDCITEAAARKVFVNAGVPHYWDHAVNYEDDGAA, from the exons ATGGACGTCATCCCCGATAGGCGAAAGAGAGTTCGACATTCCGAAGGTGACCGCCATCATCGATCTGACCGGAATGCCAAACGCCACCGCAAAACCAGGGATAATAAGGTATACGACAGGGACGAAAGAGAGGGTACGAAAGTTAGGTCTAAATTGAAGCGCGATGAAGAGATGGAAGATGATTGCGACAACAATGCATCACCACAAAAC GGTGTTGCTATGGGATCACCTGCTGCGGTGTCTGCTAGTGTGCCAGACTCAACTTTGGTCCCTCCTCCTTCCTTTCCTATTAAGGTATCATCGATTTCTACCACAAATGAAAATAAGGGTGTTAGTTTTACCATGTCTCATGAGGTTACTGGAAAATTTAGTACAGATGGATCCTCTCCAATTGCTGGAAAACCTGGAAGCCTCTCTATTCATGCCTTAGCTAAGGCAAAGAAGGTTTTACAAATGCAAAAAGCTTTGTCGGAGAAACTCAAGAGAATTCCTCATGTAAATCCTCCAGCTAGTGGCATTAGTGCTGCTGGTGTCACAACTGCAGATGTTACTATCCCTCAGAAACCAACCAAGGCTCATGTTCTTCGTCTTGACGCCCATGGACGGGAAATAGATGAACATGGGAATGTTGTTAATGTAACTAAGCCAAGCAACCTTAGCACATTAAAG GTCAACATTAATAAACAGAAGATAGATGCATTTGAAATACTAAAACCTGTGTTGGATTTTGATCCTGATTCTAACTCTCATTTTGACGAGAGTATTGGCATCAACAAAACAAAGCTCATGCGCCCCAAGAGGACAAATTTTCTGTTTGTGGAGGAAGGAAAATGGTCAAAAGATGCTGAATCAATAAAGTTGAAG AGTAAATTTGGAGAAGCTCAAGCAAAAGAGCAGAAGGCCAAACAAGCACAGCTAGCAAAGGCAAAAGCTGCTCCTGATATAAATCCGAACTTAATAGAAATTACAGAGAGAGATGTAATGAAAGAAAAGCTGAAGGATCCAATTCCAGAAGTTGAGTGGTG GGACGTGGCACTTTTGCATTCTGGAAATTATGGTGACATTGACAACAGAACTGTAGACGAAGATAAActgaaaatggaaaaaatcaccTTTTATGTGGAGCATGTTCGCCCCATTGAACCGCCTGCTGAGCTTGCCCCTCCACCACCTCAACCTCTCAAGCTAACCAAACAGGAGCAAAAGAAACTCAAGACCCAAAGGCGTATAGCTAAGGAGAAGGAGCGACAAGAGATGATTAGACAGGGTGTCATAGAACCGCCAAAACCAAAGTTAAAGATGAACAATTTAATGAAAGTGCTCGGGACCGAAGCAACTCAAGATCCCACTCGGCTTGAGAAGGAAGTACGTATTGCAGCTGCTGAGCGTGAGCAGGCTCACATCGATAGGAATATTGCACGCAAGCTTACTCCTGCCGAGCAGcgtgagaagaagaaaaggaagCTGTTTGATGACTCAAATACACCGGATAGACTTGTGGCGCTTTACAGGATTAACGACCTCTCTCATCCACAGACTCGCATAAAAGTTGATCGTAACGCTCAATATAATGAGTTGACCGGATGTGCTGTGATTTACGATGGTATTAGCGTTGTCGTAGTTGAAGGTAAAAGCAAGACAATTGAGAGGTATGGAAAACTAATGCTCAGACGTATCAATTGGAGTGAGAAAGAAGAAACCGAAGATTCAAATGATGACAAGCCTGCCAACAAGTGTGTTCTGGTGTGGCAAGGAAATGTTGCCAAACAAAACTTCAATAAGTTCAGTGTTCATGATTGCATCACTGAAGCAGCTGCTCGGAAAGTGTTCGTGAATGCTGGCGTTCCTCATTATTGGGACCATGCTGTCAACTATGAAGATGACGGCGCTGCTTGA
- the LOC123899517 gene encoding protein RDM16-like isoform X2, protein MKRWKMIATTMHHHKTVLLWDHLLRCLLVCQTQLWSLLLPFLLSTDGSSPIAGKPGSLSIHALAKAKKVLQMQKALSEKLKRIPHVNPPASGISAAGVTTADVTIPQKPTKAHVLRLDAHGREIDEHGNVVNVTKPSNLSTLKVNINKQKIDAFEILKPVLDFDPDSNSHFDESIGINKTKLMRPKRTNFLFVEEGKWSKDAESIKLKSKFGEAQAKEQKAKQAQLAKAKAAPDINPNLIEITERDVMKEKLKDPIPEVEWWDVALLHSGNYGDIDNRTVDEDKLKMEKITFYVEHVRPIEPPAELAPPPPQPLKLTKQEQKKLKTQRRIAKEKERQEMIRQGVIEPPKPKLKMNNLMKVLGTEATQDPTRLEKEVRIAAAEREQAHIDRNIARKLTPAEQREKKKRKLFDDSNTPDRLVALYRINDLSHPQTRIKVDRNAQYNELTGCAVIYDGISVVVVEGKSKTIERYGKLMLRRINWSEKEETEDSNDDKPANKCVLVWQGNVAKQNFNKFSVHDCITEAAARKVFVNAGVPHYWDHAVNYEDDGAA, encoded by the exons ATGAAGAGATGGAAGATGATTGCGACAACAATGCATCACCACAAAAC GGTGTTGCTATGGGATCACCTGCTGCGGTGTCTGCTAGTGTGCCAGACTCAACTTTGGTCCCTCCTCCTTCCTTTCCTATTAAG TACAGATGGATCCTCTCCAATTGCTGGAAAACCTGGAAGCCTCTCTATTCATGCCTTAGCTAAGGCAAAGAAGGTTTTACAAATGCAAAAAGCTTTGTCGGAGAAACTCAAGAGAATTCCTCATGTAAATCCTCCAGCTAGTGGCATTAGTGCTGCTGGTGTCACAACTGCAGATGTTACTATCCCTCAGAAACCAACCAAGGCTCATGTTCTTCGTCTTGACGCCCATGGACGGGAAATAGATGAACATGGGAATGTTGTTAATGTAACTAAGCCAAGCAACCTTAGCACATTAAAG GTCAACATTAATAAACAGAAGATAGATGCATTTGAAATACTAAAACCTGTGTTGGATTTTGATCCTGATTCTAACTCTCATTTTGACGAGAGTATTGGCATCAACAAAACAAAGCTCATGCGCCCCAAGAGGACAAATTTTCTGTTTGTGGAGGAAGGAAAATGGTCAAAAGATGCTGAATCAATAAAGTTGAAG AGTAAATTTGGAGAAGCTCAAGCAAAAGAGCAGAAGGCCAAACAAGCACAGCTAGCAAAGGCAAAAGCTGCTCCTGATATAAATCCGAACTTAATAGAAATTACAGAGAGAGATGTAATGAAAGAAAAGCTGAAGGATCCAATTCCAGAAGTTGAGTGGTG GGACGTGGCACTTTTGCATTCTGGAAATTATGGTGACATTGACAACAGAACTGTAGACGAAGATAAActgaaaatggaaaaaatcaccTTTTATGTGGAGCATGTTCGCCCCATTGAACCGCCTGCTGAGCTTGCCCCTCCACCACCTCAACCTCTCAAGCTAACCAAACAGGAGCAAAAGAAACTCAAGACCCAAAGGCGTATAGCTAAGGAGAAGGAGCGACAAGAGATGATTAGACAGGGTGTCATAGAACCGCCAAAACCAAAGTTAAAGATGAACAATTTAATGAAAGTGCTCGGGACCGAAGCAACTCAAGATCCCACTCGGCTTGAGAAGGAAGTACGTATTGCAGCTGCTGAGCGTGAGCAGGCTCACATCGATAGGAATATTGCACGCAAGCTTACTCCTGCCGAGCAGcgtgagaagaagaaaaggaagCTGTTTGATGACTCAAATACACCGGATAGACTTGTGGCGCTTTACAGGATTAACGACCTCTCTCATCCACAGACTCGCATAAAAGTTGATCGTAACGCTCAATATAATGAGTTGACCGGATGTGCTGTGATTTACGATGGTATTAGCGTTGTCGTAGTTGAAGGTAAAAGCAAGACAATTGAGAGGTATGGAAAACTAATGCTCAGACGTATCAATTGGAGTGAGAAAGAAGAAACCGAAGATTCAAATGATGACAAGCCTGCCAACAAGTGTGTTCTGGTGTGGCAAGGAAATGTTGCCAAACAAAACTTCAATAAGTTCAGTGTTCATGATTGCATCACTGAAGCAGCTGCTCGGAAAGTGTTCGTGAATGCTGGCGTTCCTCATTATTGGGACCATGCTGTCAACTATGAAGATGACGGCGCTGCTTGA
- the LOC123899517 gene encoding protein RDM16-like isoform X3 has protein sequence MQKALSEKLKRIPHVNPPASGISAAGVTTADVTIPQKPTKAHVLRLDAHGREIDEHGNVVNVTKPSNLSTLKVNINKQKIDAFEILKPVLDFDPDSNSHFDESIGINKTKLMRPKRTNFLFVEEGKWSKDAESIKLKSKFGEAQAKEQKAKQAQLAKAKAAPDINPNLIEITERDVMKEKLKDPIPEVEWWDVALLHSGNYGDIDNRTVDEDKLKMEKITFYVEHVRPIEPPAELAPPPPQPLKLTKQEQKKLKTQRRIAKEKERQEMIRQGVIEPPKPKLKMNNLMKVLGTEATQDPTRLEKEVRIAAAEREQAHIDRNIARKLTPAEQREKKKRKLFDDSNTPDRLVALYRINDLSHPQTRIKVDRNAQYNELTGCAVIYDGISVVVVEGKSKTIERYGKLMLRRINWSEKEETEDSNDDKPANKCVLVWQGNVAKQNFNKFSVHDCITEAAARKVFVNAGVPHYWDHAVNYEDDGAA, from the exons ATGCAAAAAGCTTTGTCGGAGAAACTCAAGAGAATTCCTCATGTAAATCCTCCAGCTAGTGGCATTAGTGCTGCTGGTGTCACAACTGCAGATGTTACTATCCCTCAGAAACCAACCAAGGCTCATGTTCTTCGTCTTGACGCCCATGGACGGGAAATAGATGAACATGGGAATGTTGTTAATGTAACTAAGCCAAGCAACCTTAGCACATTAAAG GTCAACATTAATAAACAGAAGATAGATGCATTTGAAATACTAAAACCTGTGTTGGATTTTGATCCTGATTCTAACTCTCATTTTGACGAGAGTATTGGCATCAACAAAACAAAGCTCATGCGCCCCAAGAGGACAAATTTTCTGTTTGTGGAGGAAGGAAAATGGTCAAAAGATGCTGAATCAATAAAGTTGAAG AGTAAATTTGGAGAAGCTCAAGCAAAAGAGCAGAAGGCCAAACAAGCACAGCTAGCAAAGGCAAAAGCTGCTCCTGATATAAATCCGAACTTAATAGAAATTACAGAGAGAGATGTAATGAAAGAAAAGCTGAAGGATCCAATTCCAGAAGTTGAGTGGTG GGACGTGGCACTTTTGCATTCTGGAAATTATGGTGACATTGACAACAGAACTGTAGACGAAGATAAActgaaaatggaaaaaatcaccTTTTATGTGGAGCATGTTCGCCCCATTGAACCGCCTGCTGAGCTTGCCCCTCCACCACCTCAACCTCTCAAGCTAACCAAACAGGAGCAAAAGAAACTCAAGACCCAAAGGCGTATAGCTAAGGAGAAGGAGCGACAAGAGATGATTAGACAGGGTGTCATAGAACCGCCAAAACCAAAGTTAAAGATGAACAATTTAATGAAAGTGCTCGGGACCGAAGCAACTCAAGATCCCACTCGGCTTGAGAAGGAAGTACGTATTGCAGCTGCTGAGCGTGAGCAGGCTCACATCGATAGGAATATTGCACGCAAGCTTACTCCTGCCGAGCAGcgtgagaagaagaaaaggaagCTGTTTGATGACTCAAATACACCGGATAGACTTGTGGCGCTTTACAGGATTAACGACCTCTCTCATCCACAGACTCGCATAAAAGTTGATCGTAACGCTCAATATAATGAGTTGACCGGATGTGCTGTGATTTACGATGGTATTAGCGTTGTCGTAGTTGAAGGTAAAAGCAAGACAATTGAGAGGTATGGAAAACTAATGCTCAGACGTATCAATTGGAGTGAGAAAGAAGAAACCGAAGATTCAAATGATGACAAGCCTGCCAACAAGTGTGTTCTGGTGTGGCAAGGAAATGTTGCCAAACAAAACTTCAATAAGTTCAGTGTTCATGATTGCATCACTGAAGCAGCTGCTCGGAAAGTGTTCGTGAATGCTGGCGTTCCTCATTATTGGGACCATGCTGTCAACTATGAAGATGACGGCGCTGCTTGA
- the LOC123898936 gene encoding protein RDM16-like isoform X1 — translation MDVIPDRRKRVRHSEGDRHHRSDRNAKRHRKTRDNKVYDRDEREGTKVRSKLKRDEEMEDDCDNNASPQNGVAMGSPAAVSASVPDSTLVPPPSFPIKVSSISTTNENKGVSFTMSHEVTGKFSTDGSSSIAGKPGSLSIHALAKAKKVLQMQKALSEKLKRIPHVNPPASGISAAGVTTADVTIPQKPTKAHVLRLDAHGREIDEHGNVVNVTKPSNLSTLKVNINKQKIDAFEILKPVLDFDPDSNSHFDESIGINKTKLMRPKRTNFLFVEEGKWSKDAESIKLKSKFGEAQAKEQKAKQAQLAKAKAAPDINPNLIEITERDVMKEKLKDPIPEVEWWDVALLHSGNYGDIDNRTVDEDKLKMEKITFYVEHVRPIEPPAELAPPPPQPLKLTKQEQKKLKTQRRIAKEKERQEMIRQGVIEPPKPKLKMNNLMKVLGTEATQDPTRLEKEVRIAAAEREQAHIDRNIARKLTPAEQREKKKRKLFDDSNTPDRLVALYRINDLSHPQTRIKVDRNAQYNELTGCAVIYDGISVVVVEGKSKTIERYGKLMLRRINWSEKEETEDSNDDKPANKCVLVWQGNVAKQNFNKFSVHDCITEAAARKVFVNAGVPHYWDHAVNYEDDDAA, via the exons ATGGACGTCATCCCCGATAGGCGAAAGAGAGTTCGACATTCCGAAGGTGACCGCCATCATCGATCTGACCGGAATGCCAAACGCCACCGCAAAACCAGGGATAATAAGGTATACGACAGGGACGAAAGAGAGGGTACGAAAGTTAGGTCTAAATTGAAGCGCGATGAAGAGATGGAAGATGATTGCGACAACAATGCATCACCACAAAAC GGTGTTGCTATGGGATCACCTGCTGCGGTGTCTGCTAGTGTGCCAGACTCAACTTTGGTCCCTCCTCCTTCCTTTCCTATTAAGGTATCATCGATTTCTACCACAAATGAAAATAAGGGTGTTAGTTTTACCATGTCTCATGAGGTTACTGGAAAATTTAGTACAGATGGATCCTCTTCAATTGCTGGAAAACCTGGAAGCCTCTCTATTCATGCCTTAGCTAAGGCAAAGAAGGTTTTACAAATGCAAAAAGCTTTGTCGGAGAAACTCAAGAGAATTCCTCATGTAAATCCTCCAGCTAGTGGCATTAGTGCTGCTGGTGTCACAACTGCAGATGTTACTATCCCTCAGAAACCAACCAAGGCTCATGTTCTTCGTCTTGACGCCCATGGACGGGAAATAGATGAACATGGGAATGTTGTTAATGTAACTAAGCCAAGCAACCTTAGCACATTAAAG GTCAACATTAATAAACAGAAGATAGATGCATTTGAAATACTAAAACCTGTGTTGGATTTTGATCCTGATTCTAACTCTCATTTTGACGAGAGTATTGGCATCAACAAAACAAAGCTCATGCGCCCCAAGAGGACAAATTTTCTGTTTGTGGAGGAAGGAAAATGGTCAAAAGATGCTGAATCAATAAAGTTGAAG AGTAAATTTGGAGAAGCTCAAGCAAAAGAGCAGAAGGCCAAACAAGCACAGCTAGCAAAGGCAAAAGCTGCTCCTGATATAAATCCGAACTTAATAGAAATTACAGAGAGAGATGTAATGAAAGAAAAGCTGAAGGATCCAATTCCAGAAGTTGAGTGGTG GGACGTGGCACTTTTGCATTCTGGAAATTATGGTGACATTGACAACAGAACTGTAGACGAAGATAAActgaaaatggaaaaaatcaccTTTTATGTGGAGCATGTTCGCCCCATTGAACCGCCTGCTGAGCTTGCCCCTCCACCACCTCAACCTCTCAAGCTAACCAAACAGGAGCAAAAGAAACTCAAGACCCAAAGGCGTATAGCTAAGGAGAAGGAGCGACAAGAGATGATTAGACAGGGTGTCATAGAACCGCCAAAACCAAAGTTAAAGATGAACAATTTAATGAAAGTGCTCGGGACCGAAGCAACTCAAGATCCCACTCGGCTTGAGAAGGAAGTACGTATTGCAGCTGCTGAGCGTGAGCAGGCTCACATCGATAGGAATATTGCACGCAAGCTTACTCCTGCCGAGCAGcgtgagaagaagaaaaggaagCTGTTTGATGACTCAAATACACCGGATAGACTTGTGGCACTTTACAGGATTAACGACCTCTCTCATCCACAGACTCGCATAAAAGTTGATCGTAACGCTCAATATAATGAGTTGACCGGATGTGCTGTGATTTACGATGGTATTAGCGTTGTCGTAGTTGAAGGTAAAAGCAAGACAATTGAGAGGTATGGAAAACTAATGCTCAGACGTATCAATTGGAGTGAGAAAGAAGAAACCGAAGATTCAAATGATGACAAGCCTGCCAACAAGTGTGTTCTGGTGTGGCAAGGAAATGTTGCCAAACAAAACTTCAATAAGTTCAGTGTTCATGATTGCATCACTGAAGCAGCTGCTCGGAAAGTGTTCGTGAATGCTGGCGTTCCTCATTATTGGGACCATGCTGTCAACTATGAAGATGACGATGCTGCTTGA
- the LOC123898936 gene encoding protein RDM16-like isoform X2 — MKRWKMIATTMHHHKTVLLWDHLLRCLLVCQTQLWSLLLPFLLSTDGSSSIAGKPGSLSIHALAKAKKVLQMQKALSEKLKRIPHVNPPASGISAAGVTTADVTIPQKPTKAHVLRLDAHGREIDEHGNVVNVTKPSNLSTLKVNINKQKIDAFEILKPVLDFDPDSNSHFDESIGINKTKLMRPKRTNFLFVEEGKWSKDAESIKLKSKFGEAQAKEQKAKQAQLAKAKAAPDINPNLIEITERDVMKEKLKDPIPEVEWWDVALLHSGNYGDIDNRTVDEDKLKMEKITFYVEHVRPIEPPAELAPPPPQPLKLTKQEQKKLKTQRRIAKEKERQEMIRQGVIEPPKPKLKMNNLMKVLGTEATQDPTRLEKEVRIAAAEREQAHIDRNIARKLTPAEQREKKKRKLFDDSNTPDRLVALYRINDLSHPQTRIKVDRNAQYNELTGCAVIYDGISVVVVEGKSKTIERYGKLMLRRINWSEKEETEDSNDDKPANKCVLVWQGNVAKQNFNKFSVHDCITEAAARKVFVNAGVPHYWDHAVNYEDDDAA; from the exons ATGAAGAGATGGAAGATGATTGCGACAACAATGCATCACCACAAAAC GGTGTTGCTATGGGATCACCTGCTGCGGTGTCTGCTAGTGTGCCAGACTCAACTTTGGTCCCTCCTCCTTCCTTTCCTATTAAG TACAGATGGATCCTCTTCAATTGCTGGAAAACCTGGAAGCCTCTCTATTCATGCCTTAGCTAAGGCAAAGAAGGTTTTACAAATGCAAAAAGCTTTGTCGGAGAAACTCAAGAGAATTCCTCATGTAAATCCTCCAGCTAGTGGCATTAGTGCTGCTGGTGTCACAACTGCAGATGTTACTATCCCTCAGAAACCAACCAAGGCTCATGTTCTTCGTCTTGACGCCCATGGACGGGAAATAGATGAACATGGGAATGTTGTTAATGTAACTAAGCCAAGCAACCTTAGCACATTAAAG GTCAACATTAATAAACAGAAGATAGATGCATTTGAAATACTAAAACCTGTGTTGGATTTTGATCCTGATTCTAACTCTCATTTTGACGAGAGTATTGGCATCAACAAAACAAAGCTCATGCGCCCCAAGAGGACAAATTTTCTGTTTGTGGAGGAAGGAAAATGGTCAAAAGATGCTGAATCAATAAAGTTGAAG AGTAAATTTGGAGAAGCTCAAGCAAAAGAGCAGAAGGCCAAACAAGCACAGCTAGCAAAGGCAAAAGCTGCTCCTGATATAAATCCGAACTTAATAGAAATTACAGAGAGAGATGTAATGAAAGAAAAGCTGAAGGATCCAATTCCAGAAGTTGAGTGGTG GGACGTGGCACTTTTGCATTCTGGAAATTATGGTGACATTGACAACAGAACTGTAGACGAAGATAAActgaaaatggaaaaaatcaccTTTTATGTGGAGCATGTTCGCCCCATTGAACCGCCTGCTGAGCTTGCCCCTCCACCACCTCAACCTCTCAAGCTAACCAAACAGGAGCAAAAGAAACTCAAGACCCAAAGGCGTATAGCTAAGGAGAAGGAGCGACAAGAGATGATTAGACAGGGTGTCATAGAACCGCCAAAACCAAAGTTAAAGATGAACAATTTAATGAAAGTGCTCGGGACCGAAGCAACTCAAGATCCCACTCGGCTTGAGAAGGAAGTACGTATTGCAGCTGCTGAGCGTGAGCAGGCTCACATCGATAGGAATATTGCACGCAAGCTTACTCCTGCCGAGCAGcgtgagaagaagaaaaggaagCTGTTTGATGACTCAAATACACCGGATAGACTTGTGGCACTTTACAGGATTAACGACCTCTCTCATCCACAGACTCGCATAAAAGTTGATCGTAACGCTCAATATAATGAGTTGACCGGATGTGCTGTGATTTACGATGGTATTAGCGTTGTCGTAGTTGAAGGTAAAAGCAAGACAATTGAGAGGTATGGAAAACTAATGCTCAGACGTATCAATTGGAGTGAGAAAGAAGAAACCGAAGATTCAAATGATGACAAGCCTGCCAACAAGTGTGTTCTGGTGTGGCAAGGAAATGTTGCCAAACAAAACTTCAATAAGTTCAGTGTTCATGATTGCATCACTGAAGCAGCTGCTCGGAAAGTGTTCGTGAATGCTGGCGTTCCTCATTATTGGGACCATGCTGTCAACTATGAAGATGACGATGCTGCTTGA
- the LOC123898936 gene encoding protein RDM16-like isoform X3 has translation MQKALSEKLKRIPHVNPPASGISAAGVTTADVTIPQKPTKAHVLRLDAHGREIDEHGNVVNVTKPSNLSTLKVNINKQKIDAFEILKPVLDFDPDSNSHFDESIGINKTKLMRPKRTNFLFVEEGKWSKDAESIKLKSKFGEAQAKEQKAKQAQLAKAKAAPDINPNLIEITERDVMKEKLKDPIPEVEWWDVALLHSGNYGDIDNRTVDEDKLKMEKITFYVEHVRPIEPPAELAPPPPQPLKLTKQEQKKLKTQRRIAKEKERQEMIRQGVIEPPKPKLKMNNLMKVLGTEATQDPTRLEKEVRIAAAEREQAHIDRNIARKLTPAEQREKKKRKLFDDSNTPDRLVALYRINDLSHPQTRIKVDRNAQYNELTGCAVIYDGISVVVVEGKSKTIERYGKLMLRRINWSEKEETEDSNDDKPANKCVLVWQGNVAKQNFNKFSVHDCITEAAARKVFVNAGVPHYWDHAVNYEDDDAA, from the exons ATGCAAAAAGCTTTGTCGGAGAAACTCAAGAGAATTCCTCATGTAAATCCTCCAGCTAGTGGCATTAGTGCTGCTGGTGTCACAACTGCAGATGTTACTATCCCTCAGAAACCAACCAAGGCTCATGTTCTTCGTCTTGACGCCCATGGACGGGAAATAGATGAACATGGGAATGTTGTTAATGTAACTAAGCCAAGCAACCTTAGCACATTAAAG GTCAACATTAATAAACAGAAGATAGATGCATTTGAAATACTAAAACCTGTGTTGGATTTTGATCCTGATTCTAACTCTCATTTTGACGAGAGTATTGGCATCAACAAAACAAAGCTCATGCGCCCCAAGAGGACAAATTTTCTGTTTGTGGAGGAAGGAAAATGGTCAAAAGATGCTGAATCAATAAAGTTGAAG AGTAAATTTGGAGAAGCTCAAGCAAAAGAGCAGAAGGCCAAACAAGCACAGCTAGCAAAGGCAAAAGCTGCTCCTGATATAAATCCGAACTTAATAGAAATTACAGAGAGAGATGTAATGAAAGAAAAGCTGAAGGATCCAATTCCAGAAGTTGAGTGGTG GGACGTGGCACTTTTGCATTCTGGAAATTATGGTGACATTGACAACAGAACTGTAGACGAAGATAAActgaaaatggaaaaaatcaccTTTTATGTGGAGCATGTTCGCCCCATTGAACCGCCTGCTGAGCTTGCCCCTCCACCACCTCAACCTCTCAAGCTAACCAAACAGGAGCAAAAGAAACTCAAGACCCAAAGGCGTATAGCTAAGGAGAAGGAGCGACAAGAGATGATTAGACAGGGTGTCATAGAACCGCCAAAACCAAAGTTAAAGATGAACAATTTAATGAAAGTGCTCGGGACCGAAGCAACTCAAGATCCCACTCGGCTTGAGAAGGAAGTACGTATTGCAGCTGCTGAGCGTGAGCAGGCTCACATCGATAGGAATATTGCACGCAAGCTTACTCCTGCCGAGCAGcgtgagaagaagaaaaggaagCTGTTTGATGACTCAAATACACCGGATAGACTTGTGGCACTTTACAGGATTAACGACCTCTCTCATCCACAGACTCGCATAAAAGTTGATCGTAACGCTCAATATAATGAGTTGACCGGATGTGCTGTGATTTACGATGGTATTAGCGTTGTCGTAGTTGAAGGTAAAAGCAAGACAATTGAGAGGTATGGAAAACTAATGCTCAGACGTATCAATTGGAGTGAGAAAGAAGAAACCGAAGATTCAAATGATGACAAGCCTGCCAACAAGTGTGTTCTGGTGTGGCAAGGAAATGTTGCCAAACAAAACTTCAATAAGTTCAGTGTTCATGATTGCATCACTGAAGCAGCTGCTCGGAAAGTGTTCGTGAATGCTGGCGTTCCTCATTATTGGGACCATGCTGTCAACTATGAAGATGACGATGCTGCTTGA
- the LOC123898938 gene encoding serine/threonine-protein kinase GRIK1-like — protein MLNEYIREYKIGSGSYGKVALYKSSVDGKHYAIKSFHKSHLRKLRVAPSETAMTDVLREVLIMKMLEHPNIVNLIEVIDDPESDDFYMGTHDYFATYMFEP, from the exons ATGTTAAATGAGTATATTCGAGAATATAAGATTGGTTCTGGTAGCTATGGCAAAGTG GCTCTTTACAAAAGTAGCGTTGATGGAAAGCATTATGCAATTAAG TCCTTTCACAAGTCTCACTTACGGAAGCTTCGAGTTGCTCCATCTGAGACTGCCATGACTGATGTTCTACGTGAG GTACTTATCATGAAAATGCTGGAACATCCTAATATAGTTAATCTTATCGAGGTGATTGATGACCCAGAGTCAGATGACTTCTACATGGGTACTCATGATTATTTTGCTACATATATGTTTGAGCCTTAA